Proteins co-encoded in one Mastacembelus armatus chromosome 24, fMasArm1.2, whole genome shotgun sequence genomic window:
- the rnf8 gene encoding E3 ubiquitin-protein ligase rnf8 isoform X4, which translates to MDNVTTDSAAAEEDECSDREVFCLMRVGRNSDWLRLFDNIEVTIGRGADVVYQLLAPSFPLMISRLHCVFRQKEDGQWTVTDKKSLNGVWVNGNRIPAEEAHQLRLGDSIQLGVPVNGTKVEFDYILVQRPFKDIKFYLAKGHREDAKAGSVSKKPKRKLNMEEVEPSTSKPKLYRCSSADKSFAKPCPLTPVKHQQRLSHSQSEATGPSRQVQEIDQPCDLDNLQMYSQNILLLKEQVHDTQRKVASLEGEPQQVDPHREEQVRELQSQLETLRAKMHQMETLEKSFSETKRQLEAEKTQQQEELLKKQLEEALQEQKKVIDELALSRQGFEEVLLAKNKELEVTKEEKEKARAQKEEVVTQVTEVLENELQCIICSELFIEAVILNCAHSFCFHCIKQWRKKKDECPICRQAIQSQTRCLALDNCIDRMVENLSLDMKARRQTLISERKADSAEVMVIHDDDSSRSSYTNSDSDSSRSSYTSSDSDSDSSRVSIESSLSSVVSVDTDSSIHLDSSPLSRDYSDESFDEFED; encoded by the exons ATGGATAATGTAACGACGGATTCTGCTGCGGCTGAAGAGGATGAATGTTCAGACCGGGAGGTTTTTTGTCTGATGCGAGTCGGAAGAAATTCAGACTGGCTTCGCTTGTTCGACAACATTGAG GTCACCATCGGACGTGGTGCTGATGTGGTCTACCAGCTGTTGGCTCCAAGTTTCCCTCTGATGATCTCCAGGCTGCACTGTGTTTTCAGACAAAAGGAAGATGGACAGTGGACAGTGACAGATAAGAAG AGTCTCAATGGCGTCTGGGTGAATGGAAACCGCATTCCCGCTGAAGAAGCTCATCAGCTCAGGCTTGGGGACTCCATACAACTTGGGGTTCCTGTAAATGGAACCAAAGTTGAGTTTGACTACATCCTTGTCCAGCGGCCCTTCAAAGACATTAAATTCTATTTGGCAAAGGGACACAGAGAGGATGCTAAAGCAGGCAGTGTTTCCAAGAAGCCCAAGAGAAAGTTGAACATGGAAGAAGTTGAGCCATCTACCTCAAAGCCCAAGCTCTACCGCTGCTCTTCTGCAGACAAGTCATTTGCAAAGCCCTGCCCTTTGACTCCAGTGAAGCACCAGCAGAGGCTTAGTCACAGCCAGTCAGAGGCGACTGGACCCAGCAGACAAGTCCAGGAAATAGACCAGCCCTGTGACCTGGACAACTTGCAAAT GTATAGTCAGAATATTCTGCTGTTGAAGGAGCAGGTGCATGACACCCAGCGCAAGGTAGCCTCCCTGGAGGGCGAGCCCCAGCAGGTGGACCCTCACAGAGAAGAGCAGGTCAGGGAGCTGCAGAGTCAGTTGGAGACACTCAGAGCCAAAATGCACCAGATGGAGACGTTAGAGAAGTCCTTCAGTGAAACAAAGAGGCAGCTGGAG gcaGAGAAAACCCAGCAACAAGAGGAGCTTTTGAAAAAACAGTTGGAAGAGGCCTTGCAGgag CAAAAGAAGGTAATAGACGAGCTTGCCCTCTCTCGACAAGGCTTTGAAGAGGTTCTCTTGGCCAAAAACAAGGAGCTTGAAGTGACAAAG gaagaaaaagaaaaggcgAGAGCTCAAAAAGAAGAGGTGGTGACACAAGTGACTGAAGTTCTGGAGAATGAGCTCCAGTGCATCATCTGCTCTGAGCTCTTTATTGAG GCAGTCATCCTGAACTGCGCTCACAGCTTCTGCTTTCACTGCATCAAGCAGTGGCGGAAAAAGAAAGACGAGTGTCCCATCTGCCGACAGGCCATCCAGTCTCAGACCCGCTGTCTGGCACTGGATAATTGCATTGACCGCATGGTGGAGAACCTGAGCCTGGACATGAAGGCGAGGCGTCAGACACTCATCTCTGAGAGGAAAG CTGACTCTGCAGAGGTGATGGTGATCCACGATGAcgacagcagcaggagcagctacACCAACAGcgacagtgacagcagcagaagcagctaCACCAGCAGCGACAGcgacagtgacagcagcagggtGTCCATAGAGAGCAGCCTCAGCTCTGTGGTATCTGTGGACACAGACAGTAGCATTCACTTGGACTCCAGTCCTCTCTCAAGAGATTACTCTGATGAAAGCTTTGATGAGTTTGAGGATTAG
- the rnf8 gene encoding E3 ubiquitin-protein ligase rnf8 isoform X1, whose translation MDNVTTDSAAAEEDECSDREVFCLMRVGRNSDWLRLFDNIEVTIGRGADVVYQLLAPSFPLMISRLHCVFRQKEDGQWTVTDKKSLNGVWVNGNRIPAEEAHQLRLGDSIQLGVPVNGTKVEFDYILVQRPFKDIKFYLAKGHREDAKAGSVSKKPKRKLNMEEVEPSTSKPKLYRCSSADKSFAKPCPLTPVKHQQRLSHSQSEATGPSRQVQEIDQPCDLDNLQMYSQNILLLKEQVHDTQRKVASLEGEPQQVDPHREEQVRELQSQLETLRAKMHQMETLEKSFSETKRQLEAEKTQQQEELLKKQLEEALQEQKKVIDELALSRQGFEEVLLAKNKELEVTKEEKEKARAQKEEVVTQVTEVLENELQCIICSELFIEAVILNCAHSFCFHCIKQWRKKKDECPICRQAIQSQTRCLALDNCIDRMVENLSLDMKARRQTLISERKGERFTSLVGSLGFEQSHRKAADSAEVMVIHDDDSSRSSYTNSDSDSSRSSYTSSDSDSDSSRVSIESSLSSVVSVDTDSSIHLDSSPLSRDYSDESFDEFED comes from the exons ATGGATAATGTAACGACGGATTCTGCTGCGGCTGAAGAGGATGAATGTTCAGACCGGGAGGTTTTTTGTCTGATGCGAGTCGGAAGAAATTCAGACTGGCTTCGCTTGTTCGACAACATTGAG GTCACCATCGGACGTGGTGCTGATGTGGTCTACCAGCTGTTGGCTCCAAGTTTCCCTCTGATGATCTCCAGGCTGCACTGTGTTTTCAGACAAAAGGAAGATGGACAGTGGACAGTGACAGATAAGAAG AGTCTCAATGGCGTCTGGGTGAATGGAAACCGCATTCCCGCTGAAGAAGCTCATCAGCTCAGGCTTGGGGACTCCATACAACTTGGGGTTCCTGTAAATGGAACCAAAGTTGAGTTTGACTACATCCTTGTCCAGCGGCCCTTCAAAGACATTAAATTCTATTTGGCAAAGGGACACAGAGAGGATGCTAAAGCAGGCAGTGTTTCCAAGAAGCCCAAGAGAAAGTTGAACATGGAAGAAGTTGAGCCATCTACCTCAAAGCCCAAGCTCTACCGCTGCTCTTCTGCAGACAAGTCATTTGCAAAGCCCTGCCCTTTGACTCCAGTGAAGCACCAGCAGAGGCTTAGTCACAGCCAGTCAGAGGCGACTGGACCCAGCAGACAAGTCCAGGAAATAGACCAGCCCTGTGACCTGGACAACTTGCAAAT GTATAGTCAGAATATTCTGCTGTTGAAGGAGCAGGTGCATGACACCCAGCGCAAGGTAGCCTCCCTGGAGGGCGAGCCCCAGCAGGTGGACCCTCACAGAGAAGAGCAGGTCAGGGAGCTGCAGAGTCAGTTGGAGACACTCAGAGCCAAAATGCACCAGATGGAGACGTTAGAGAAGTCCTTCAGTGAAACAAAGAGGCAGCTGGAG gcaGAGAAAACCCAGCAACAAGAGGAGCTTTTGAAAAAACAGTTGGAAGAGGCCTTGCAGgag CAAAAGAAGGTAATAGACGAGCTTGCCCTCTCTCGACAAGGCTTTGAAGAGGTTCTCTTGGCCAAAAACAAGGAGCTTGAAGTGACAAAG gaagaaaaagaaaaggcgAGAGCTCAAAAAGAAGAGGTGGTGACACAAGTGACTGAAGTTCTGGAGAATGAGCTCCAGTGCATCATCTGCTCTGAGCTCTTTATTGAG GCAGTCATCCTGAACTGCGCTCACAGCTTCTGCTTTCACTGCATCAAGCAGTGGCGGAAAAAGAAAGACGAGTGTCCCATCTGCCGACAGGCCATCCAGTCTCAGACCCGCTGTCTGGCACTGGATAATTGCATTGACCGCATGGTGGAGAACCTGAGCCTGGACATGAAGGCGAGGCGTCAGACACTCATCTCTGAGAGGAAAGGTGAGAG ATTTACATCGTTAGTGGGATCTCTTGGGTTTGAGCAGAGTCACAGGAAAG CAGCTGACTCTGCAGAGGTGATGGTGATCCACGATGAcgacagcagcaggagcagctacACCAACAGcgacagtgacagcagcagaagcagctaCACCAGCAGCGACAGcgacagtgacagcagcagggtGTCCATAGAGAGCAGCCTCAGCTCTGTGGTATCTGTGGACACAGACAGTAGCATTCACTTGGACTCCAGTCCTCTCTCAAGAGATTACTCTGATGAAAGCTTTGATGAGTTTGAGGATTAG
- the rnf8 gene encoding E3 ubiquitin-protein ligase rnf8 isoform X2, with amino-acid sequence MDNVTTDSAAAEEDECSDREVFCLMRVGRNSDWLRLFDNIEVTIGRGADVVYQLLAPSFPLMISRLHCVFRQKEDGQWTVTDKKSLNGVWVNGNRIPAEEAHQLRLGDSIQLGVPVNGTKVEFDYILVQRPFKDIKFYLAKGHREDAKAGSVSKKPKRKLNMEEVEPSTSKPKLYRCSSADKSFAKPCPLTPVKHQQRLSHSQSEATGPSRQVQEIDQPCDLDNLQMYSQNILLLKEQVHDTQRKVASLEGEPQQVDPHREEQVRELQSQLETLRAKMHQMETLEKSFSETKRQLEAEKTQQQEELLKKQLEEALQEQKKVIDELALSRQGFEEVLLAKNKELEVTKEEKEKARAQKEEVVTQVTEVLENELQCIICSELFIEAVILNCAHSFCFHCIKQWRKKKDECPICRQAIQSQTRCLALDNCIDRMVENLSLDMKARRQTLISERKGERFTSLVGSLGFEQSHRKADSAEVMVIHDDDSSRSSYTNSDSDSSRSSYTSSDSDSDSSRVSIESSLSSVVSVDTDSSIHLDSSPLSRDYSDESFDEFED; translated from the exons ATGGATAATGTAACGACGGATTCTGCTGCGGCTGAAGAGGATGAATGTTCAGACCGGGAGGTTTTTTGTCTGATGCGAGTCGGAAGAAATTCAGACTGGCTTCGCTTGTTCGACAACATTGAG GTCACCATCGGACGTGGTGCTGATGTGGTCTACCAGCTGTTGGCTCCAAGTTTCCCTCTGATGATCTCCAGGCTGCACTGTGTTTTCAGACAAAAGGAAGATGGACAGTGGACAGTGACAGATAAGAAG AGTCTCAATGGCGTCTGGGTGAATGGAAACCGCATTCCCGCTGAAGAAGCTCATCAGCTCAGGCTTGGGGACTCCATACAACTTGGGGTTCCTGTAAATGGAACCAAAGTTGAGTTTGACTACATCCTTGTCCAGCGGCCCTTCAAAGACATTAAATTCTATTTGGCAAAGGGACACAGAGAGGATGCTAAAGCAGGCAGTGTTTCCAAGAAGCCCAAGAGAAAGTTGAACATGGAAGAAGTTGAGCCATCTACCTCAAAGCCCAAGCTCTACCGCTGCTCTTCTGCAGACAAGTCATTTGCAAAGCCCTGCCCTTTGACTCCAGTGAAGCACCAGCAGAGGCTTAGTCACAGCCAGTCAGAGGCGACTGGACCCAGCAGACAAGTCCAGGAAATAGACCAGCCCTGTGACCTGGACAACTTGCAAAT GTATAGTCAGAATATTCTGCTGTTGAAGGAGCAGGTGCATGACACCCAGCGCAAGGTAGCCTCCCTGGAGGGCGAGCCCCAGCAGGTGGACCCTCACAGAGAAGAGCAGGTCAGGGAGCTGCAGAGTCAGTTGGAGACACTCAGAGCCAAAATGCACCAGATGGAGACGTTAGAGAAGTCCTTCAGTGAAACAAAGAGGCAGCTGGAG gcaGAGAAAACCCAGCAACAAGAGGAGCTTTTGAAAAAACAGTTGGAAGAGGCCTTGCAGgag CAAAAGAAGGTAATAGACGAGCTTGCCCTCTCTCGACAAGGCTTTGAAGAGGTTCTCTTGGCCAAAAACAAGGAGCTTGAAGTGACAAAG gaagaaaaagaaaaggcgAGAGCTCAAAAAGAAGAGGTGGTGACACAAGTGACTGAAGTTCTGGAGAATGAGCTCCAGTGCATCATCTGCTCTGAGCTCTTTATTGAG GCAGTCATCCTGAACTGCGCTCACAGCTTCTGCTTTCACTGCATCAAGCAGTGGCGGAAAAAGAAAGACGAGTGTCCCATCTGCCGACAGGCCATCCAGTCTCAGACCCGCTGTCTGGCACTGGATAATTGCATTGACCGCATGGTGGAGAACCTGAGCCTGGACATGAAGGCGAGGCGTCAGACACTCATCTCTGAGAGGAAAGGTGAGAG ATTTACATCGTTAGTGGGATCTCTTGGGTTTGAGCAGAGTCACAGGAAAG CTGACTCTGCAGAGGTGATGGTGATCCACGATGAcgacagcagcaggagcagctacACCAACAGcgacagtgacagcagcagaagcagctaCACCAGCAGCGACAGcgacagtgacagcagcagggtGTCCATAGAGAGCAGCCTCAGCTCTGTGGTATCTGTGGACACAGACAGTAGCATTCACTTGGACTCCAGTCCTCTCTCAAGAGATTACTCTGATGAAAGCTTTGATGAGTTTGAGGATTAG
- the rnf8 gene encoding E3 ubiquitin-protein ligase rnf8 isoform X3, whose amino-acid sequence MDNVTTDSAAAEEDECSDREVFCLMRVGRNSDWLRLFDNIEVTIGRGADVVYQLLAPSFPLMISRLHCVFRQKEDGQWTVTDKKSLNGVWVNGNRIPAEEAHQLRLGDSIQLGVPVNGTKVEFDYILVQRPFKDIKFYLAKGHREDAKAGSVSKKPKRKLNMEEVEPSTSKPKLYRCSSADKSFAKPCPLTPVKHQQRLSHSQSEATGPSRQVQEIDQPCDLDNLQMYSQNILLLKEQVHDTQRKVASLEGEPQQVDPHREEQVRELQSQLETLRAKMHQMETLEKSFSETKRQLEAEKTQQQEELLKKQLEEALQEQKKVIDELALSRQGFEEVLLAKNKELEVTKEEKEKARAQKEEVVTQVTEVLENELQCIICSELFIEAVILNCAHSFCFHCIKQWRKKKDECPICRQAIQSQTRCLALDNCIDRMVENLSLDMKARRQTLISERKAADSAEVMVIHDDDSSRSSYTNSDSDSSRSSYTSSDSDSDSSRVSIESSLSSVVSVDTDSSIHLDSSPLSRDYSDESFDEFED is encoded by the exons ATGGATAATGTAACGACGGATTCTGCTGCGGCTGAAGAGGATGAATGTTCAGACCGGGAGGTTTTTTGTCTGATGCGAGTCGGAAGAAATTCAGACTGGCTTCGCTTGTTCGACAACATTGAG GTCACCATCGGACGTGGTGCTGATGTGGTCTACCAGCTGTTGGCTCCAAGTTTCCCTCTGATGATCTCCAGGCTGCACTGTGTTTTCAGACAAAAGGAAGATGGACAGTGGACAGTGACAGATAAGAAG AGTCTCAATGGCGTCTGGGTGAATGGAAACCGCATTCCCGCTGAAGAAGCTCATCAGCTCAGGCTTGGGGACTCCATACAACTTGGGGTTCCTGTAAATGGAACCAAAGTTGAGTTTGACTACATCCTTGTCCAGCGGCCCTTCAAAGACATTAAATTCTATTTGGCAAAGGGACACAGAGAGGATGCTAAAGCAGGCAGTGTTTCCAAGAAGCCCAAGAGAAAGTTGAACATGGAAGAAGTTGAGCCATCTACCTCAAAGCCCAAGCTCTACCGCTGCTCTTCTGCAGACAAGTCATTTGCAAAGCCCTGCCCTTTGACTCCAGTGAAGCACCAGCAGAGGCTTAGTCACAGCCAGTCAGAGGCGACTGGACCCAGCAGACAAGTCCAGGAAATAGACCAGCCCTGTGACCTGGACAACTTGCAAAT GTATAGTCAGAATATTCTGCTGTTGAAGGAGCAGGTGCATGACACCCAGCGCAAGGTAGCCTCCCTGGAGGGCGAGCCCCAGCAGGTGGACCCTCACAGAGAAGAGCAGGTCAGGGAGCTGCAGAGTCAGTTGGAGACACTCAGAGCCAAAATGCACCAGATGGAGACGTTAGAGAAGTCCTTCAGTGAAACAAAGAGGCAGCTGGAG gcaGAGAAAACCCAGCAACAAGAGGAGCTTTTGAAAAAACAGTTGGAAGAGGCCTTGCAGgag CAAAAGAAGGTAATAGACGAGCTTGCCCTCTCTCGACAAGGCTTTGAAGAGGTTCTCTTGGCCAAAAACAAGGAGCTTGAAGTGACAAAG gaagaaaaagaaaaggcgAGAGCTCAAAAAGAAGAGGTGGTGACACAAGTGACTGAAGTTCTGGAGAATGAGCTCCAGTGCATCATCTGCTCTGAGCTCTTTATTGAG GCAGTCATCCTGAACTGCGCTCACAGCTTCTGCTTTCACTGCATCAAGCAGTGGCGGAAAAAGAAAGACGAGTGTCCCATCTGCCGACAGGCCATCCAGTCTCAGACCCGCTGTCTGGCACTGGATAATTGCATTGACCGCATGGTGGAGAACCTGAGCCTGGACATGAAGGCGAGGCGTCAGACACTCATCTCTGAGAGGAAAG CAGCTGACTCTGCAGAGGTGATGGTGATCCACGATGAcgacagcagcaggagcagctacACCAACAGcgacagtgacagcagcagaagcagctaCACCAGCAGCGACAGcgacagtgacagcagcagggtGTCCATAGAGAGCAGCCTCAGCTCTGTGGTATCTGTGGACACAGACAGTAGCATTCACTTGGACTCCAGTCCTCTCTCAAGAGATTACTCTGATGAAAGCTTTGATGAGTTTGAGGATTAG
- the rnf8 gene encoding E3 ubiquitin-protein ligase rnf8 isoform X6 translates to MDNVTTDSAAAEEDECSDREVFCLMRVGRNSDWLRLFDNIEVTIGRGADVVYQLLAPSFPLMISRLHCVFRQKEDGQWTVTDKKSLNGVWVNGNRIPAEEAHQLRLGDSIQLGVPVNGTKVEFDYILVQRPFKDIKFYLAKGHREDAKAGSVSKKPKRKLNMEEVEPSTSKPKLYRCSSADKSFAKPCPLTPVKHQQRLSHSQSEATGPSRQVQEIDQPCDLDNLQMYSQNILLLKEQVHDTQRKVASLEGEPQQVDPHREEQVRELQSQLETLRAKMHQMETLEKSFSETKRQLEAEKTQQQEELLKKQLEEALQEQKKVIDELALSRQGFEEVLLAKNKELEVTKEEKEKARAQKEEVVTQVTEVLENELQCIICSELFIEAVILNCAHSFCFHCIKQWRKKKDECPICRQAIQSQTRCLALDNCIDRMVENLSLDMKARRQTLISERKGESS, encoded by the exons ATGGATAATGTAACGACGGATTCTGCTGCGGCTGAAGAGGATGAATGTTCAGACCGGGAGGTTTTTTGTCTGATGCGAGTCGGAAGAAATTCAGACTGGCTTCGCTTGTTCGACAACATTGAG GTCACCATCGGACGTGGTGCTGATGTGGTCTACCAGCTGTTGGCTCCAAGTTTCCCTCTGATGATCTCCAGGCTGCACTGTGTTTTCAGACAAAAGGAAGATGGACAGTGGACAGTGACAGATAAGAAG AGTCTCAATGGCGTCTGGGTGAATGGAAACCGCATTCCCGCTGAAGAAGCTCATCAGCTCAGGCTTGGGGACTCCATACAACTTGGGGTTCCTGTAAATGGAACCAAAGTTGAGTTTGACTACATCCTTGTCCAGCGGCCCTTCAAAGACATTAAATTCTATTTGGCAAAGGGACACAGAGAGGATGCTAAAGCAGGCAGTGTTTCCAAGAAGCCCAAGAGAAAGTTGAACATGGAAGAAGTTGAGCCATCTACCTCAAAGCCCAAGCTCTACCGCTGCTCTTCTGCAGACAAGTCATTTGCAAAGCCCTGCCCTTTGACTCCAGTGAAGCACCAGCAGAGGCTTAGTCACAGCCAGTCAGAGGCGACTGGACCCAGCAGACAAGTCCAGGAAATAGACCAGCCCTGTGACCTGGACAACTTGCAAAT GTATAGTCAGAATATTCTGCTGTTGAAGGAGCAGGTGCATGACACCCAGCGCAAGGTAGCCTCCCTGGAGGGCGAGCCCCAGCAGGTGGACCCTCACAGAGAAGAGCAGGTCAGGGAGCTGCAGAGTCAGTTGGAGACACTCAGAGCCAAAATGCACCAGATGGAGACGTTAGAGAAGTCCTTCAGTGAAACAAAGAGGCAGCTGGAG gcaGAGAAAACCCAGCAACAAGAGGAGCTTTTGAAAAAACAGTTGGAAGAGGCCTTGCAGgag CAAAAGAAGGTAATAGACGAGCTTGCCCTCTCTCGACAAGGCTTTGAAGAGGTTCTCTTGGCCAAAAACAAGGAGCTTGAAGTGACAAAG gaagaaaaagaaaaggcgAGAGCTCAAAAAGAAGAGGTGGTGACACAAGTGACTGAAGTTCTGGAGAATGAGCTCCAGTGCATCATCTGCTCTGAGCTCTTTATTGAG GCAGTCATCCTGAACTGCGCTCACAGCTTCTGCTTTCACTGCATCAAGCAGTGGCGGAAAAAGAAAGACGAGTGTCCCATCTGCCGACAGGCCATCCAGTCTCAGACCCGCTGTCTGGCACTGGATAATTGCATTGACCGCATGGTGGAGAACCTGAGCCTGGACATGAAGGCGAGGCGTCAGACACTCATCTCTGAGAGGAAAGGTGAGAG CAGCTGA
- the rnf8 gene encoding E3 ubiquitin-protein ligase rnf8 isoform X7, protein MDNVTTDSAAAEEDECSDREVFCLMRVGRNSDWLRLFDNIEVTIGRGADVVYQLLAPSFPLMISRLHCVFRQKEDGQWTVTDKKSLNGVWVNGNRIPAEEAHQLRLGDSIQLGVPVNGTKVEFDYILVQRPFKDIKFYLAKGHREDAKAGSVSKKPKRKLNMEEVEPSTSKPKLYRCSSADKSFAKPCPLTPVKHQQRLSHSQSEATGPSRQVQEIDQPCDLDNLQMYSQNILLLKEQVHDTQRKVASLEGEPQQVDPHREEQVRELQSQLETLRAKMHQMETLEKSFSETKRQLEAEKTQQQEELLKKQLEEALQEQKKVIDELALSRQGFEEVLLAKNKELEVTKEEKEKARAQKEEVVTQVTEVLENELQCIICSELFIEAVILNCAHSFCFHCIKQWRKKKDECPICRQAIQSQTRCLALDNCIDRMVENLSLDMKARRQTLISERKGES, encoded by the exons ATGGATAATGTAACGACGGATTCTGCTGCGGCTGAAGAGGATGAATGTTCAGACCGGGAGGTTTTTTGTCTGATGCGAGTCGGAAGAAATTCAGACTGGCTTCGCTTGTTCGACAACATTGAG GTCACCATCGGACGTGGTGCTGATGTGGTCTACCAGCTGTTGGCTCCAAGTTTCCCTCTGATGATCTCCAGGCTGCACTGTGTTTTCAGACAAAAGGAAGATGGACAGTGGACAGTGACAGATAAGAAG AGTCTCAATGGCGTCTGGGTGAATGGAAACCGCATTCCCGCTGAAGAAGCTCATCAGCTCAGGCTTGGGGACTCCATACAACTTGGGGTTCCTGTAAATGGAACCAAAGTTGAGTTTGACTACATCCTTGTCCAGCGGCCCTTCAAAGACATTAAATTCTATTTGGCAAAGGGACACAGAGAGGATGCTAAAGCAGGCAGTGTTTCCAAGAAGCCCAAGAGAAAGTTGAACATGGAAGAAGTTGAGCCATCTACCTCAAAGCCCAAGCTCTACCGCTGCTCTTCTGCAGACAAGTCATTTGCAAAGCCCTGCCCTTTGACTCCAGTGAAGCACCAGCAGAGGCTTAGTCACAGCCAGTCAGAGGCGACTGGACCCAGCAGACAAGTCCAGGAAATAGACCAGCCCTGTGACCTGGACAACTTGCAAAT GTATAGTCAGAATATTCTGCTGTTGAAGGAGCAGGTGCATGACACCCAGCGCAAGGTAGCCTCCCTGGAGGGCGAGCCCCAGCAGGTGGACCCTCACAGAGAAGAGCAGGTCAGGGAGCTGCAGAGTCAGTTGGAGACACTCAGAGCCAAAATGCACCAGATGGAGACGTTAGAGAAGTCCTTCAGTGAAACAAAGAGGCAGCTGGAG gcaGAGAAAACCCAGCAACAAGAGGAGCTTTTGAAAAAACAGTTGGAAGAGGCCTTGCAGgag CAAAAGAAGGTAATAGACGAGCTTGCCCTCTCTCGACAAGGCTTTGAAGAGGTTCTCTTGGCCAAAAACAAGGAGCTTGAAGTGACAAAG gaagaaaaagaaaaggcgAGAGCTCAAAAAGAAGAGGTGGTGACACAAGTGACTGAAGTTCTGGAGAATGAGCTCCAGTGCATCATCTGCTCTGAGCTCTTTATTGAG GCAGTCATCCTGAACTGCGCTCACAGCTTCTGCTTTCACTGCATCAAGCAGTGGCGGAAAAAGAAAGACGAGTGTCCCATCTGCCGACAGGCCATCCAGTCTCAGACCCGCTGTCTGGCACTGGATAATTGCATTGACCGCATGGTGGAGAACCTGAGCCTGGACATGAAGGCGAGGCGTCAGACACTCATCTCTGAGAGGAAAGGTGAGAG CTGA
- the rnf8 gene encoding E3 ubiquitin-protein ligase rnf8 isoform X5, with translation MDNVTTDSAAAEEDECSDREVFCLMRVGRNSDWLRLFDNIEVTIGRGADVVYQLLAPSFPLMISRLHCVFRQKEDGQWTVTDKKSLNGVWVNGNRIPAEEAHQLRLGDSIQLGVPVNGTKVEFDYILVQRPFKDIKFYLAKGHREDAKAGSVSKKPKRKLNMEEVEPSTSKPKLYRCSSADKSFAKPCPLTPVKHQQRLSHSQSEATGPSRQVQEIDQPCDLDNLQMYSQNILLLKEQVHDTQRKVASLEGEPQQVDPHREEQVRELQSQLETLRAKMHQMETLEKSFSETKRQLEAEKTQQQEELLKKQLEEALQEQKKVIDELALSRQGFEEVLLAKNKELEVTKEEKEKARAQKEEVVTQVTEVLENELQCIICSELFIEAVILNCAHSFCFHCIKQWRKKKDECPICRQAIQSQTRCLALDNCIDRMVENLSLDMKARRQTLISERKDLHR, from the exons ATGGATAATGTAACGACGGATTCTGCTGCGGCTGAAGAGGATGAATGTTCAGACCGGGAGGTTTTTTGTCTGATGCGAGTCGGAAGAAATTCAGACTGGCTTCGCTTGTTCGACAACATTGAG GTCACCATCGGACGTGGTGCTGATGTGGTCTACCAGCTGTTGGCTCCAAGTTTCCCTCTGATGATCTCCAGGCTGCACTGTGTTTTCAGACAAAAGGAAGATGGACAGTGGACAGTGACAGATAAGAAG AGTCTCAATGGCGTCTGGGTGAATGGAAACCGCATTCCCGCTGAAGAAGCTCATCAGCTCAGGCTTGGGGACTCCATACAACTTGGGGTTCCTGTAAATGGAACCAAAGTTGAGTTTGACTACATCCTTGTCCAGCGGCCCTTCAAAGACATTAAATTCTATTTGGCAAAGGGACACAGAGAGGATGCTAAAGCAGGCAGTGTTTCCAAGAAGCCCAAGAGAAAGTTGAACATGGAAGAAGTTGAGCCATCTACCTCAAAGCCCAAGCTCTACCGCTGCTCTTCTGCAGACAAGTCATTTGCAAAGCCCTGCCCTTTGACTCCAGTGAAGCACCAGCAGAGGCTTAGTCACAGCCAGTCAGAGGCGACTGGACCCAGCAGACAAGTCCAGGAAATAGACCAGCCCTGTGACCTGGACAACTTGCAAAT GTATAGTCAGAATATTCTGCTGTTGAAGGAGCAGGTGCATGACACCCAGCGCAAGGTAGCCTCCCTGGAGGGCGAGCCCCAGCAGGTGGACCCTCACAGAGAAGAGCAGGTCAGGGAGCTGCAGAGTCAGTTGGAGACACTCAGAGCCAAAATGCACCAGATGGAGACGTTAGAGAAGTCCTTCAGTGAAACAAAGAGGCAGCTGGAG gcaGAGAAAACCCAGCAACAAGAGGAGCTTTTGAAAAAACAGTTGGAAGAGGCCTTGCAGgag CAAAAGAAGGTAATAGACGAGCTTGCCCTCTCTCGACAAGGCTTTGAAGAGGTTCTCTTGGCCAAAAACAAGGAGCTTGAAGTGACAAAG gaagaaaaagaaaaggcgAGAGCTCAAAAAGAAGAGGTGGTGACACAAGTGACTGAAGTTCTGGAGAATGAGCTCCAGTGCATCATCTGCTCTGAGCTCTTTATTGAG GCAGTCATCCTGAACTGCGCTCACAGCTTCTGCTTTCACTGCATCAAGCAGTGGCGGAAAAAGAAAGACGAGTGTCCCATCTGCCGACAGGCCATCCAGTCTCAGACCCGCTGTCTGGCACTGGATAATTGCATTGACCGCATGGTGGAGAACCTGAGCCTGGACATGAAGGCGAGGCGTCAGACACTCATCTCTGAGAGGAAAG ATTTACATCGTTAG